A single genomic interval of Lathyrus oleraceus cultivar Zhongwan6 chromosome 7, CAAS_Psat_ZW6_1.0, whole genome shotgun sequence harbors:
- the LOC127102914 gene encoding uncharacterized protein LOC127102914, with product MGAPKKSAARVSEDHDELVRVPLQAILLADSFTTKFRPITLERPKVLLPLVNVPMINYTLTWLESAGIEEVFVFCCAHAKQVINYLEKSEWFSQPNFTVTTIESQNSVSAGDALRVIYERNVIQGDFVLISGDTVSNMSLTQALLEHKERKKRDSNAVMTMVIKRSKTNPAIRQSRLGTDEIFMAIDPNTKQLLSYEDKADYSKGTLHLENSLLADNPSLSLHHDKQDCYIDICSPEVLTLFTDNFDYQHLRRHFVKGLLVDDIMGYKIFVHEIRSDYAARVEFWIENI from the exons ATGGGAGCACCGAAGAAAAGTGCTGCTAGGGTTTCAGAGGATCATGATGAACTTGTTCGAGTTCCGTTACAAGCTATTCTCTTGGCGGATAGTTTTACTACAAAGTTCAGACCTATCACTCTTGAACGCCCTAAA GTGCTTTTGCCGTTGGTGAATGTTCCGATGATAAATTACACATTGACATGGCTTGAATCAGCTGGTATAGAAGAGGTTTTTGTTTTCTGCTGTGCTCATGCCAAGCAGGTGATTAACTATTTGGAGAAATCTGAGTGGTTTTCTCAACCTAATTTTACGGTAACGACTATAGAGTCACAAAATTCTGTTAGTGCTGGAGATGCACTCCGTGTTATCTACGAGCGCAATGTG ATACAAGGAGATTTTGTTCTTATCAGCGGAGATACTGTAAGCAACATGTCACTTACTCAAGCTCTTTTAGAACATAAAGAAAGGAAGAAGAGAGATAGTAATGCTGTAATGACCATGGTTATCAAACGGTCTAAAACCAATCCAGCTATCCGTCAGTCTCGACTTGGTACTGATGAAATTTTCATGGCTATTGATCCCAATACCAAGCAACTTCTGTCTTATGAGGATAAGGCAGACTATTCAAAAGGCACTTTACATCTTGAAAATTCACTGCTTGCTGATAATCCTTCCCTCTCTCTGCACCATGACAAGCAG GATTGTTACATTGACATCTGCTCGCCAGAAGTCCTTACCCTATTTACAGACAATTTTGACTACCAACATCTTCGCCGTCATTTTGTCAAGGGACTGCTCGTTGATGAT ATAATGGGATATAAAATATTTGTGCATGAAATCCGCTCAGACTATGCTGCAAGGGTTGAATTTTGGATAGAAAATATttaa